A genome region from Leptodactylus fuscus isolate aLepFus1 chromosome 6, aLepFus1.hap2, whole genome shotgun sequence includes the following:
- the ENDOV gene encoding endonuclease V, with protein sequence MEAAEETPSREPGHGMDEQMLLAWEREQGALKDRLICSDTEAWQNLPNFQGLERVGGVDLSYVKEDDTSACASLIVLSYPDLEVIYEDCQMVTLDAPYIAGFLAFREVPSLVEAVKRLQEKEPSLMPQVLFVDGNGVLHHRGFGVACHLGILTGLPTIGVAKNLLQVDGLENNESHREQWKELQNGGDFFYLRGGTGNILGAALKSSQKSFKPVYISVGHKISLETAVKLVHCCCKYRVPEPTRQADIRSREFCVKTTNEKQKLQD encoded by the exons ATGGAGGCGGCTGAGGAGACCCCGAGCCGAGAGCCGGGCCACGGCATGGACGAGCAGATGTTACTAGCCTGGGAGAG GGAGCAGGGCGCACTGAAGGACAGACTGATCTGCAGCGACACCGAAGCCTGGCAGAATCTACCAAATTTCCAGGGGCTGGAGCGTGTTGGGGGGGTGGACCTGTCATATGTGAAAGAAGATGATACAAGTGCATGCGCCTCCCTGATAGTGCTGAGCTACCCCGACCTGGAG GTCATCTATGAGGACTGCCAAATGGTGACTCTGGACGCTCCTTATATTGCCGGGTTCTTAGCCTTCCGAGAAGTTCCATCCCTGGTGGAGGCGGTGAAGAGGCTGCAGGAGAAGGAGCCCAGTCTGATGCCCCAG GTACTCTTTGTGGATGGTAATGGAGTCCTGCATCACAGGG gtTTCGGCGTCGCCTGTCACCTCGGGATCCTCACTGGTCTTCCCACCATTGGAGTTGCAAAGAACTTGCTCCAAGTCGATGGCCTTGAAAACAATGAATCACATCGAGAACAG TGGAAAGAGTTACAGAACGGAGGAGATTTCTTCTATCTGAGAGGCGGCACAGGGAATATTCTGGGAGCT GCCTTGAAGAGCAGCCAGAAAAGCTTTAAACCCGTCTACATCTCGGTCGGCCACAAAATAAGCCTGGAGACTGCGGTGAAACTGGTCCACTGTTGCTGCAAGTATCGGGTGCCCGAGCCAACTAGACAG GCCGATATACGATCAAGGGAATTCTGTGTTAAGACAACCAACGAGAAGCAGAAGCTGCAGGACTGA